A region of the Ananas comosus cultivar F153 unplaced genomic scaffold, ASM154086v1, whole genome shotgun sequence genome:
CATTGCTCTTAGTTAATTATACTGCTCTCATTATTATAGCGATCTCATATCATATGATATGTTTACGTGtgttacccaaaaaaaaaagtcttaaaagccatcatttttcttctttttttttttgagagatgggtagctcgctacccgcttcgtttatttcatttagaaataaacttagaaatatgaatcaactagaattcgaacttaggtctcgggtaccaaccattaagccctttgccacttgctcatttttctttttttttttgagagataggtagcacgctatccgcttcgtttatttcttttacaagtattaatacattgattatatatatatattttgtttacatTACATTCGAATAAATTAAACCCACTCCACATCTCCCACATCATCTAGTCATTATAAATCAACAAATATGACTCTCAAAGCGCCTCAAGTATTAATACattgattatatttttacattatgATAGTCCCTGTAATTCacagtatttaaaaattttcacaaaatattaaatttttaatcattatTATCATATAATTAAATTCTAAGATTGTAAAAACACTTTTATTTCACTAGTCCCTTGGAATATCTAGAATTATACATAATTGTTATATTTCGTTCAATGTAATAGTAATTTAAAGATATCAATAAGCTTACTATCATACCTTTATtaatacaaatattattatatattattttataatgaatagaattaaaaataacGAAATTTAAAAGAAATCTTTTAAATTCCCACATTTTGTAGGATTAGGAGATGCATGAGACAAAACACACATgaaaattctcaatttttaaTACTTCTCTAGAAAAAGAAACACTCACCCTATAAATGAAAACTCACCTAAGTGAACCTAACACAAAAGAACCAAACATGAAAACTAACCAAATGCACCAAATACAACATAGGTATTAATTGAGGCGCAGAACAAAACCACACAATACGTTTTACATGAGCACAATTCCAATTTATGAGTACACAAGAGTTGCATAGCTACAAAAAcacttttaaagttttttttcttttttcgtcgaGGATCATTTTGTCAACAATACACGAAACTCGGAATATATTCCCGTTAAAGGCCTGTTCTGATACTCCTTTCAGATCATAGACCTTAATAGTCAAAGCAAAAatgattttaatatttgataagATATACACATAATTGCATACCAGGTTCCCactaaaaaaagagaaactagCAAACTCTCTCTATCCCTCCTCTACAAACTACATCAATTGTATAAAGCTACATACTTACATATAAACTACAACCTCCTTTTCGTGCTTAAACCCCTTGGGATAAATCAAGGCACAGTCGACGCAAAGGCCGCCTTTTGTGTGAGTGCAATCAATTTGTGTCATGGAAAACCTGAGCTTCGTCAATTTGTCAGAGTTCGCTACCACGAAATCACCGACGTGGTAGAGGATCCAACTACCCGGCtcttctaaataatatttagatgACGCATGCTGGTCGTCGGAGGTGGAGAGCTCGAAGCGAACTGGTTTTATGTCCCATCCGTGAACGTGCTCGGTGCCGCACGTCCGACGACCAAGCCTCCTCGACGGTCGGCCCAGGTGGAGGCGGAAGAATAGGCTGTAGGTGCCTGCGGGGAAGCAAAATTCGATCTCCCCGACCACCTCAAACCACCAGATTTGCTGAAGGTAAGCAACAGAGCGGAATCTGCAAGAAGAATATGggaaattacaaaaattttctttattccTTTTTCAGCTACTGTTCATTAAGAGATGGTAATACAAGTGAAAAGCAAAATTTAGATCGAGAGATGATAGTGCCACATGCCAGATTGGTCTCATGGTTTGCCATATCCACAGGAcgacaaaataaaagttaataattacaaataaaataaacaacatgATATTTTGCGCAGatgagaataattataaaaaaaatagacaaTACACATATATTAACAATTAACGCGTACAGGACGGACAAatcatagaaaaaaaagaaacaaaagaaaatatacatgacacatgaaaaaaaaaaaaaggattgaaaATCGCACAAAAATTCTATTTGATGTGGAAGCAGACAACACATAtcatagaaataaaatatttgaaccAGGTTTAAGCTGTCGAAATTGAACGTATTTACATTTCTACTAGGAAACAGTTGGTACTCGATTAATTTAGAATTCTACTTGATAGAAGGCTGAATAGTCAAAGGTTAGCCATATAAGTCTGCACACTAAATATTGCTAAATGTTGTGCAGATCATAGAAGCAGAGATAGCTTcgttttttcctctcttttttttttgttgggagTTTCTTATACACTTTATAATATGTAATGACATATCGACATCGTGACATATAATAGGCAGGTCTCCTTCAATCAAGACGATGTCAGCTTTGCACTTCATATACAATATACCAGGTTAGGCAATCTCCCTATCCAGCGTTTATCCCTATTAGGGTGCTTGGAATGAGTAATAACATAGTTAGTAGTATGCTGTTTGCTACATTATTGAAGGCAACAATTCCTTTTGGCAAGAGAAGACATAAAGAAGAGACATTGGCTTTGTCTCTTTCCTCCACCCATGTCCTTGGAGGTGTCCTCCTAGCGAAGATAACATCAATTCCTAAATTACTGAATGTAAAGAACTgtgcaataattaaaaatttactaaagGAGGAGACAAACACATATCGTCAGAAGAAAGGACATAGATTTTTCTTGTTCGACAAACTAAAAGCTGTTAGTGAAAAGTAATGTCCGGATGCCATTTTGCTGCCATTAACCAGATGTGCGAAAAGTATGAAGTCTCTACACTACTTTAATAGCTAAACCGATTTGTTTATAAcagcaaatttaaaaaaaaaaaatcgtaacCTAACTCAAAATATACACTTGGGAATtcatgagaaaaaaaaggacCTAAGAACTAATCTAAATGAAGGGAAAACAATTGCCCCCATGCCCTTCTGCTTCGCACGATAAACCaccaaggaaaaaaaatgaacctACTTcgtaaaagcaaaaaaaaagaaggaaaaagtcTATAGTTTGATATTTATGATATGGGCATACAGAGGGTTCAAATAAACAAAGTTCATGCCAAGATTAAACAAACACGTCAGAGTGAAGAACATGAACAGTGCACAAGACCTAGACTTTTCCGGAAACCaaaaatattgtataaaaaGAGCGATATTGGCCAAAAATTAAAGGCGCCGAATTTATGTAGTTGTTCCTTCTAGAGCCCAGGGGATTTATCACCAATTCTGACTCAATCGATTGAAACATTTCAAACAGAATATTTAATACTACTAGACTGAGAAAAGAGTAAAAGACAAACTCTTAAAAACTaattacatcatttttctttAATAGATTGTACGAAGTAAAATGAAACAAGTTACCCACAAAaatttttgaacaaaaaaaaaaaaatcttcagcTCAATAATCATATCTGAAGCGCAAAAATCTGATACATATTTAGCAAACAGGTTGGCCTAGAATTGCAATACCTGGATTCCTCAGTGGGCATGTGATTCCAATATCTCCGATCGTCGATCCCTGTAATCACCAGCGCTTTCGAGGATATCGACAAGCACATCCCACCCTTCACCTTCTCCAACCAAAATTCCTGAAACCCACCAAGCAAGCGAAACCTTAATCCAATTAGTCCAAACGAGAGCAACATACTACCAAAATTTTCTCCAAATGGTCATATGATCGCATATATTCTCCACTAAAATACCAAGACCCACCAAAAGTTTCTTTCCTTGGCTGCTCTGAGCTGCAAAGATCTCATCTTTTCCCTCAAAAACAAGCAATCAAGCATAAATTCACAACAAACTAGGCatgaaaaccctaatttctgCAATTTTATACATGCATACCTTGGTACCACCGTCAAAAGGATTCGGACGACACAGCCTCGCGTAGATCTCCTTCTTGCTGAGCCCGCCCTTGTACTTCTCCTCGTCATCCGAGACCAAACCCATCAGATACCTGTAATTCGCGGGGAGCTTCGCCTCCCACACGAAATCCGCCGACGCCGCGCCTCGGAACGCGCGATTTAGCCGCGCCACGCGGCAAATCTCCGGCGGGTCGAGGTGGAGGAGCACCGCCGCGACGCAGCTCTCCGGGAGGTCGCCGAGCGCCGTCTCCGGGgcccctccctccccctccgGCCCCAAAATACTCGACACCCCAGCCCCCATCAggcgaaaccctaaccctagcacgGACCCCCCAAATTCCCCAAATTTGAACGAGGATTcacccaaaatctagggttttcaaGCGCTCTACAAGGAGAAATGCCTCAAGGATGATACCAGGCCATGAATTTCACNNNNNNNNNNNNNNNNNNNNNNNNNNNNNNNNNNNNNNNNNNNNNNNNNNNNNNNNNNNNNNNNNNNNNNNNNNNNNNNNNNNNNNNNNNNNNNNNNNNNNNNNNNNNNNNNNNNNNNNNNNNNNNNNNNNNNNNNNNNNNNNNNNNNNNNNNNNNNNNNNNNNNNNNNNNNNNNNNNNNNNNNNNNNNNNNNNNNNNNNNNNNNNNNNNNNNNNNNNNNNNNNNNNNNNNNNNNNNNNNNNNNNNNNNNNNNNNNNNNNNNNNNNNNNNNNNNNNNNNNNNNNNNNNNNNNNNNNNNNNNNNNNNNNNNNNNNNNNNNNNNNNNNNNNNNNNNNNNNNNNNNNNNNNNNNNNNNNNNNNNNNNNNNNNNNNNNNNNNNNNNNNNNNNNNNNNNNNNNNNNNNNNNNNNNNNNNNNNNNNNNNNNNNNNNNNNNNNNNNNNNNNNNNNNNNNNNNNNNNNNNNNNNNNNNNNNNNNNNNNNNNNNNNNNNNNNNNNNNNNNNNNNNNNNNNNNNNNNNNNNNNNNNNNNNNNNNNNNNNNNNNNNNNNNNNNNNNNNNNNNNNNNNNNNNNNNNNNNNNNNNNNNNNNNNNNNNNNNNNNNNNNNNNNNNNNNNNNNNNNNNNNNNNNNNNNNNNNNNNNNNNNNNNNNNNNNNNNNNNNNNNNNNNNNNNNNNNNNNNNNNNNNNNNNNNNNNNNNNNNNNNNNNNNNNNNNNNNNNNNNNNNNNNNNNNNNNNNNNNNNNNNNNNNNNNNNNNNNNNNNNNNNNNNNNNNNNNNNNNNNNNNNNNNNNNNNNNNNNNNNNNNNNNNNNNNNNNNNNNNNNNNNNNNNNNNNNNNNNNNNNNNNNNNNNNNNNNNNNNNNNNNNNNNNNNNNNNNNNNNNNNNNNNNNNNNNNNNNNNNNNNNNNNNNNNNNNNNNNNNNNNNNNNNNNNNNNNNNNNNNNNNNNNNNNNNNNNNNNNNNNNNNNNNNNNNNNNNNNNNNNNNNNNNNNNNNNNNNNNNNNNNNNNNNNNNNNNNNNNNNNNNNNNNNNNNNNNNNNNNNNNNNNNNNNNNNNNNNNNNNNNNNNNNNNNNNNNNNNNNNNNNNNNNNNNNNNNNNNNNNNNNNNNNNNNNNNNNNNNNNNNNNNNNNNNNNNNNNNNNNNNNNNNNNNNNNNNNNNNNNNNNNNNNNNNNNNNNNNNNNNNNNNNNNNNNNNNNNNNNNNNNNNNNNNNNNNNNNNNNNNNNNNNNNNNNNNNNNNNNNNNNNNNNNNNNNNNNNNNNNNNNNNNNNNNNNNNNNNNNNNNNNNNNNNNNNNNNNNNNNNNNNNNNNNNNNNNNNNNNNNNNNNNNNNNNNNNNNNNNNNNNNNNNNNNNNNNNNNNNNNNNNNNNNNNNNNNNNNNNNNNNNNNNNNNNNNNNNNNNNNNNNNNNNNNNNNNNNNNNNNNNNNNNNNNNNNNNNNNNNNNNNNNNNNNNNNNNNNNNNNNNNNNNNNNNNNNNNNNNNNNNNNNNNNNNNNNNNNNNNNNNNNNNNNNNNNNNNNNNNNNNNNNNNNNNNNNNNNNNNNNNNNNNNNNNNNNNNNNNNNNNNNNNNNNNNNNNNNNNNNNNNNNNNNNNNNNNNNNNNNNNNNNNNNNNNNNNNNNNNNNNNNNNNNNNNNNNNNNNNNNNNNNNNNNNNNNNNNNNNNNNNNNNNNNNNNNNNNNNNNNNNNNNNNNNNNNNNNNNNNNNNNNNNNNNNNNNNNNNNNNNNNNNNNNNNNNNNNNNNNNNNNNNNNNNNNNNNNNNNNNNNNNNNNNNNNNNNNNNNNNNNNNNNNNNNNNNNNNN
Encoded here:
- the LOC109705265 gene encoding F-box protein PP2-A13-like: MGAGVSSILGPEGEGGAPETALGDLPESCVAAVLLHLDPPEICRVARLNRAFRGAASADFVWEAKLPANYRYLMGLVSDDEEKYKGGLSKKEIYARLCRPNPFDGGTKEFWLEKVKGGMCLSISSKALVITGIDDRRYWNHMPTEESRFRSVAYLQQIWWFEVVGEIEFCFPAGTYSLFFRLHLGRPSRRLGRRTCGTEHVHGWDIKPVRFELSTSDDQHASSKYYLEEPGSWILYHVGDFVVANSDKLTKLRFSMTQIDCTHTKGGLCVDCALIYPKGFKHEKEVVVYM